Proteins co-encoded in one Enterobacter sp. R4-368 genomic window:
- a CDS encoding gamma-glutamylcyclotransferase family protein: MESLFVYGTLRPGHSNAHILENIGGEWLPGYVTGTFYEFGWGAAAEFPGIVLDKDGSRVDGYLFVSANLAAHWTMLDEFEEGYDRVWVDVTTLDGKHVTAWIYQLQPQEKA; encoded by the coding sequence ATGGAATCACTGTTTGTTTACGGGACGCTTCGCCCCGGTCACTCGAATGCACATATTCTGGAAAATATCGGTGGAGAGTGGCTGCCGGGTTACGTTACGGGAACATTTTATGAATTTGGCTGGGGGGCCGCCGCCGAATTTCCTGGCATTGTGCTGGATAAAGACGGTTCCCGGGTTGATGGTTACCTGTTTGTATCCGCTAATCTCGCGGCGCACTGGACGATGCTGGACGAATTCGAAGAGGGCTACGATCGTGTTTGGGTGGATGTGACCACGCTCGACGGCAAGCATGTGACGGCATGGATTTATCAACTGCAACCGCAGGAAAAAGCATAG